The following proteins are co-located in the Acropora palmata chromosome 11, jaAcrPala1.3, whole genome shotgun sequence genome:
- the LOC141897573 gene encoding actin, cytoplasmic-like: MSSTKPPIVIDNGSYSIKSGFAKEGEPYSVIPTMLGQTKEANRQEVLDRPAPYIGEEADEKKCELDITYPVKNSVITDFHSMEEIWSYIFGTKLQVKPEEHPVLLTEAPFNPIANREKTTQVIFETFDSPAMYLALAPVLSLYASGRKSGVTLDSGHGSTNSVPIHEGFAVVKNILRVDLGGEYLTDYLKTSLVEKDDSLAVLSREVVRDIKESLCYVSLDFEKAISTATSSPKLDKSYTLPDGRVITIGGAECIRCPENLFHPSSAKTGLTGIHQLVYSSVSQCDEGIQQELLANIVLAGGNTMFEGISQRIQKEVAGLAPSTIKTKVIAPPERKYSAWIGGSILASLPQFQSMWITKKDYDEAGPAIVQRKCV, from the exons atgtcatccactAAACCTCCCATAGTCATAGACAACGGTTCCTACTCAATCAAATCTGGATTTGCCAAGGAAGGGGAACCCTACTCGGTGATTCCCACAATGCTCGGTCAAACGAAGGAAGCAAATCGACAGGAGGTTCTCGATCGACCAGCGCCATACATCGGAGAGGAAGCTGATGAGAAGAAATGTGAACTAGACATTACATATCCCGTCAAAAATTCAGTGATAACTGATTTCCATAGTATGGAAGAG aTCTGGAGTTACATTTTTGGTACCAAGTTACAAGTGAAACCGGAGGAACATCCTGTTTTGCTGACCGAAGCTCCATTCAACCCGATAGCAAACAGGGAAAAGACAACACAG GTTATATTTGAGACCTTCGATTCGCCTGCCATGTACTTAGCCTTAGCTCCGGTCCTGTCTCTTTATGCTTCTGGTCGAAAGAGTGGCGTAACTTTGGACAGTGGTCATGGAAGCACCAATTCAGTTCCTATTCACGAAGGTTTTGCTGTTGTCAAGAACATCCTTCGTGTTGACTTGGGTGGTGAGTACTTGACAGACTACCTCAAAACGAGCCTTGTGGAAAAAGATGATTCACTTGCCGTGCTCAGTCGAGAGGTCGTGAGAGATATCAAAGAGAGCCTTTGTTACGTGAGCTTGGATTTCGAAAAGGCGATCAGTACTGCGACATCAAGTCCAAAGTTAGACAAGAGCTACACGCTTCCAGATGGTCGAGTTATCACGATTGGTGGAGCCGAGTGTATCCGGTGCccagaaaatttgtttcatcCTTCATCGGCTAAAACCGGTCTTACTGGAATCCATCAACTCGTTTATTCTTCTGTCTCGCAGTGTGATGAAGGCATACAGCAAGAGCTGCTCGCAAATATTGTTCTGGCCGGGGGAAACACCATGTTTGAAGGAATTTCCCAACGAATTCAGAAGGAGGTTGCTGGTCTCGCCCCAAGCACCATCAAAACAAAGGTCATTGCTCCGCCTGAGCGAAAATACTCTGCATGGATTGGAGGTTCCATATTAGCTTCCCTGCCACAGTTTCAGTCCATGTGGATAACCAAGAAAGATTATGATGAAGCCGGTCCTGCAATCGTCCAGCGAAAGTGCGTCTAA